The genomic interval AAAACGTCTGATTGCGCTGAATCTAAAGTCCATGTTGTTCTCATAAAAACCTGATTTAATTAAGTTTATAAATCATTAAAAACTTACTATGGAAACTTTTTTAGTGTTTCGAGTTTCCATTTAATGCTGCAAATATAAACAGAAAACTAAGAATACCAAAAAAGTTTCCAAGTTTTTTTTCGTTTTTTAATGAATTAATTTTGAGTTCGTTTAGCATGAAAGTTTAAATGTTTAACAGCATTTGATATTTATCAGGAAATAATTCATAATTGAATTGTATCTTTGAGCCTCGTAAATCAGAATTTCATTTTATGCACGATATTAGTCAGTACCAGGATTTTTTTATTGATTATTTAAAAAAGCAAAATATTCACAAAGAGCCTATAAACCTTTATGAGCCGATTGAATATATTTTAGGACTTGGCGGAAAACGCATTCGTCCGGTTTTGACTTTAATGGCTGCAGAAGTTTTTAATACTGATTACACTACTGCGCTTCCCGCGGCAATGGCTGTTGAAGTTTTCCATAATTTTTCTCTTGTTCATGATGATATAATGGATGATGCGCCTTTGAGAAGAGGTCAAGTAACGGTTCATGAAAAATGGAATCTAAACACCGGAATCCTTTCTGGCGATGCCATGTTGATCTTGGCGTATCAATATTTTGAACAATACGAACCAAATGTTTTTAGAAACCTAGCCAAATTATTCAGTAAAACAGCTCTTGAAGTTTGCGAAGGACAACAATGGGATGTTGATTTCGAAACTCGTAAAGATGTTACGATTCCGGAATATTTGAAAATGATTGAGTATAAAACAGCCGTTTTGGTTGCTGCTGCTATGAAAATGGGTGCAATTGTTGCCAAAACTTCTGAAAAAGAAGCTGATTTAATTTACGATTTCGGACTGAATTTAGGTTTAGCTTTCCAATTGCAAGACGATTATTTAGATGCTTTTGGAGATCCAGAAACTTTTGGAAAACAAGTTGGAGGCGATATTATAGAAAATAAAAAGACATATTTATATCTTAAAGCTTTAGAATTTTCTTCTAAAGAAAAAGCCTCAGAATTAGAGCAATTATTTACGCTTCAATTAGAAAATAATATCGAAAAAATAGAAACAGCTAAAACTATTTTTAATGAATCTGGTGCTTCAAAAGCAACGCAAGAAGCTATCGAAATGTACACTTTTAAAGCTTTTGAAACTTTAGAAAAAATGGAAATTAATTCTGAAAAGAAAGATGTTTTGAGAACTTTCGGAGAGAATTTAATGGGACGTAAGGTTTAGTGTTCAGTTTTCAGAAAAAAAGTATTCAGAAAAAAAAATCTACAATCATAAATCAGCAATCTAAAATCTAAAATCTCATGTTTGTAGCACCCATAAATACCGAAGCTTTATTAGCGCAAGCGCAAGCAGAGACTTTATATTTAAACCTAATTGAGCAGATTAATAAAGATTTTAATCTTGCCAATGAAGGAATTGATTTTCCATTAAGCATTTCGCCAGATGAATTAAAAATCCAGCTTCACGAAAAAATCTACAGAATGATTCAGTACAAATTTGCTGAATATTTAAATCTTCTATATATTATTGATGTTCCTGAAAATGAGATAAAAAGTCTTGATGGATCTGATTTAGTTATTTTAGCAGAACAAGTTGCGTTTTTGATTTTAAAAAGAGAATGGCAGAAAGTGTGGTTTCGAAATTATTATAAATAGAAAAGGTACAAAGGTACAGAGTTGCAAAGCTACAGAGGTTTTCTTTCTTTGAGATCAACTTTAAAATCAAATTATAAACCTTTGAACCTTTGCAACTCTGTACCTTTGAACCTTCTAAAAGTAAACCCTCACAAAAGGCATAAATCCAGAACCATAAAGACTTTTGTTCGGATTATACAAAACATCGTAACGTGCGCCGATTGTTACACTTCCAGTTCTGTAACCTGCTCCTAGATAAAGCGCAGTGTTCCAATAACTATCAGAATAAGAAGGTCTATTAAAATTGGACTCGTATCTGGTATCTACTCGAACTTGCTCTAATTCTGCCGATAATTGAATTTCTGGAATCGGGTTTACAAGCGTTATTAAACTTCCTCCATAAACATACGATTCATAATAATTTCTTGAGTTTAAGTAACCAAATTGTAAACCGACACCAACGGCAACAATTTCGTTAACATTGTAAATTGCACTCGGCATTACAGAAATATCTGTATAACCAGAACCAAATCCGAGACCTAAACCTCCTCCAAACTGAACTTTATCCCAGAAATGGCTACTGTTGTCTATGACATAATTTTGCTGTGCAAAGGAATAACTTGAGAAAAAGACGGTCAAAATCACAAAATAATATCTGCAATCGATTGAAAAATGAATTTTATTCATAGTTAACGTTTATTTTAACAAATTTTTACGTAAAAGTACGTAAAAAAAAGATTTAAATAAATGTGATTGTTGTACTTTTGCCTTTCTATATAACAAAAAGTATATTCACTCATATTATGGATAGGTTTTCATTTTTAAACGCAGCGCATACCGAGTTTTTTGCACAATTATACGATCAATATTTAGTAAACCCAGACAGCGTTGAGCCTAGCTGGAGAAGTTTCTTTCAAGGTTTTGACTTTGGACAAACAACTTATAACGACGAAAACCCTGTGCAAACGATCGTTGAGTACGTGACTAGCGACAATACAGATTACAGTCAAGTTTCAGAAAAACTAAAGAAAGAATTCAACGTTTTAAAATTAATTGACGGATACCGTACGCGCGGACATTTATTCACAAAAACAAATCCAGTTCGTGACCGTAGAACTTCATCTCCAACTTTGGACATTGAAAACTTCGGATTAACGACTGCTGATCTTTCTACAGTGTTTGATGCTGCTCAAACAATTGGACTGGCTCCTTCTTCTTTACAAGATATCGTAAATCGCCTTAAAGCTATTTACTGCCAGCACATCGGTATTGAATATATGTATATTAGAAATCCTGGCGTTGTAAAATGGATTCAAGATAAATTAGCTGTAAATGTTAATCAGCCAAATTTCTCTTCAGAAGAAAAGAAAACAATCTTAAATAAATTAAACGAAGCTGTATCTTTTGAGAATTTCCTTCATACTAAATATGTTGGACAAAAACGTTTCTCATTAGAAGGTGGAGAATCTATCATTCCAGCTTTAGATGCTTTAATCGAGCAAGCTGCAGAAAAAGGTGTTGAACAATTCGTAATGGGAATGGCTCACCGTGGTCGTTTGAACGTTTTAGCAAATATCTTTAACAAATCTACTCAAGATATCTTTGGTGAGTTTGACGGAAAAGATTACGATCAGGAATATTTTGACGGTGACGTAAAATACCACTTAGGTCTTACTGCCGACAAAAAAACAAGATCTGGAAAAAGCATCAACATCAATTTAGCACCAAACCCTTCTCACTTAGAAACGGTTGGAGCTGTAATTGAAGGTATCACAAGAGCAAAACAAGATAAATATTATGCTGACGATTTCTCTAAAGTATTGCCAATCGCGGTACACGGAGATGCTGCAATTGCAGGTCAAGGTATTTTATACGAAATTATTCAAATGGCGCAACTTGATGGTTACAAAACTGGAGGAACAATCCATATTGTAATCAACAATCAAGTCGGATTTACAACTAACTACTTAGACGCTCGTTCTTCTACTTATTGTACAGACGTTGCTAAAGTAACTTTATCTCCAGTATTACACGTAAATGCTGACGATGCTGAAGCTGTCGTACACGCTGTATCTTTTGCATTAGATTATAGAATGCAATTTGGACGTGACGTATTTATCGACTTATTAGGATATAGAAAATACGGTCACAACGAAGGTGATGAACCTCGTTTCACTCAACCAGTTTTATATAAAATTATTGCTAAACATAAAAACCCAAGAGACATCTATGCTGAGAAATTACTTTCTGAAGGCGTAATCGATGCATCTTATGTAAACGGTTTAGAAAAGCAATACAAAACTGCTTTAGAAGAAAACTTAGAAGCTTCTCGTAAAAAAGATTTGACAATCATTACTCCATTTATGAAAAACGAATGGGATGGATTTGTTCAAGTAACTGATACGCAAATGCTTCAAAAAGTGGATACTACTTTTGCTAAAGAAGGATTAGATTCTATTATCAATACAATCTCAACTTTACCAGAAGATAAAAAGTTTATCAATAAAATAACTAAAATTGTTACAGACAGAAAAACTGGTTACGATAACAATACTGTTGATTGGGGAACTGCAGAAGCTTTAGCTTACGGTTCGCTTTTAACAGAAGGATTTGATGTTCGTATTTCTGGTCAGGATGTTGAAAGAGGAACTTTCTCTCACCGTCATGCCGTTGTTAAAGTAGAAGATTCTGAAGAAGAAGTAATTCTATTAGATGCTATTGAAAACAAAAAAGGAAACTTTGGTGTATTCAACTCTTTATTATCAGAATATGGTGTTTTAGGTTTTGATTACGGATATGCATTAGCAAACCCAAAAGCCTTAACAATCTGGGAAGCACAATTTGGAGATTTCTCTAACGGAGCCCAAATCATGATTGACCAATATATTTCTTGTGGAGAAGATAAATGGAACAACCAAAACGGTATTGTTTTATTATTACCTCACGGATACGAAGGACAAGGTGCAGAACACTCTTCTGCAAGAATGGAGCGTTATTTACAACTTTGCGCAAGACATAATATGTATGTTGCAGACTGTACAACTCCAGCTAACTTCTTCCACTTGTTAAGAAGACAAATGAAAACGAATTTCCGTAAACCTTTGGTTGTTTTCTCTCCAAAAAGTTTATTGCGTGATCCAAGATGTGTATCTACAGTTGAAGAAATCGCAAGCGGAAGTTTCCAAGAAACAATTGATGACAATACAGTAGATAAAAAGAAAGTAAAAACACTAGTTTTTGTTACTGGTAAATTCTACTATGATATTGTTGCCGAAAGAGAAAATAACGGAAGAAATGACGTTGCAGTTGTTCGTATTGAGCAATTATTCCCTTTCCCAGTTGAGCAGATCAAAGAAATCATTGCACAATATCCAAATGCTGATGACTATGTTTGGGCGCAAGAAGAACCTAAAAACATGGGAGCTTACAGCTTTATGTTAATGAACTTTGACCTTGTAAAATGGAGATTGGCATCATTAAAAGCATATTCTGCTCCTGCATCAGGAAGTTACACACGTGCAAAACGTCGTCACGCAGATGCAATTAGAATGGTATTCGATAAAAACTTATTTAGATAATTAAAAAAATGTTTCAAGTTTCATGTTTCAAGTTTCAAGTGTAACAACCTGAATCATAAAACATGAAACCATAAAAACCTTAAACAAAAACAAGATGATTTTAGAAATGAAAGTCCCATCACCAGGGGAATCAATAAAAGAAGTTGAAATTGCAACTTGGTTAGTAAAAGACGGAGATTATGTAGAAAAAGATCAGGCAATTGCTGAAGTTGATTCAGACAAAGCTACTCTTGAATTACCTGCTGAAATGAGCGGTGTAATTACACTAAAAGCTGAAGAAGGTGATACAGTTGCAGTTGGTGCTGTAGTTTGTTTAATAGATACTGAT from Flavobacterium sp. YJ01 carries:
- a CDS encoding polyprenyl synthetase family protein; this translates as MHDISQYQDFFIDYLKKQNIHKEPINLYEPIEYILGLGGKRIRPVLTLMAAEVFNTDYTTALPAAMAVEVFHNFSLVHDDIMDDAPLRRGQVTVHEKWNLNTGILSGDAMLILAYQYFEQYEPNVFRNLAKLFSKTALEVCEGQQWDVDFETRKDVTIPEYLKMIEYKTAVLVAAAMKMGAIVAKTSEKEADLIYDFGLNLGLAFQLQDDYLDAFGDPETFGKQVGGDIIENKKTYLYLKALEFSSKEKASELEQLFTLQLENNIEKIETAKTIFNESGASKATQEAIEMYTFKAFETLEKMEINSEKKDVLRTFGENLMGRKV
- a CDS encoding 2-oxoglutarate dehydrogenase E1 component, whose amino-acid sequence is MDRFSFLNAAHTEFFAQLYDQYLVNPDSVEPSWRSFFQGFDFGQTTYNDENPVQTIVEYVTSDNTDYSQVSEKLKKEFNVLKLIDGYRTRGHLFTKTNPVRDRRTSSPTLDIENFGLTTADLSTVFDAAQTIGLAPSSLQDIVNRLKAIYCQHIGIEYMYIRNPGVVKWIQDKLAVNVNQPNFSSEEKKTILNKLNEAVSFENFLHTKYVGQKRFSLEGGESIIPALDALIEQAAEKGVEQFVMGMAHRGRLNVLANIFNKSTQDIFGEFDGKDYDQEYFDGDVKYHLGLTADKKTRSGKSININLAPNPSHLETVGAVIEGITRAKQDKYYADDFSKVLPIAVHGDAAIAGQGILYEIIQMAQLDGYKTGGTIHIVINNQVGFTTNYLDARSSTYCTDVAKVTLSPVLHVNADDAEAVVHAVSFALDYRMQFGRDVFIDLLGYRKYGHNEGDEPRFTQPVLYKIIAKHKNPRDIYAEKLLSEGVIDASYVNGLEKQYKTALEENLEASRKKDLTIITPFMKNEWDGFVQVTDTQMLQKVDTTFAKEGLDSIINTISTLPEDKKFINKITKIVTDRKTGYDNNTVDWGTAEALAYGSLLTEGFDVRISGQDVERGTFSHRHAVVKVEDSEEEVILLDAIENKKGNFGVFNSLLSEYGVLGFDYGYALANPKALTIWEAQFGDFSNGAQIMIDQYISCGEDKWNNQNGIVLLLPHGYEGQGAEHSSARMERYLQLCARHNMYVADCTTPANFFHLLRRQMKTNFRKPLVVFSPKSLLRDPRCVSTVEEIASGSFQETIDDNTVDKKKVKTLVFVTGKFYYDIVAERENNGRNDVAVVRIEQLFPFPVEQIKEIIAQYPNADDYVWAQEEPKNMGAYSFMLMNFDLVKWRLASLKAYSAPASGSYTRAKRRHADAIRMVFDKNLFR